AAAGACTGAAGATCAGTGCAAAAATGAGCACTGCGGCTACAAACGAGCTCCATTTTCTGCGTTTCATGATATCCCTCCTGTAAAATGATGAATCTTCTTGAAGGTATCACAATTTCATAGAACGAGATACCGTTCACAGGTAATTTTAAGGTTATTTTAAATGTTTTTGGGATATTAGGAAAATAGTAACAAAAACCCAGCTCCATTCATAGAGCCGGGTTCACGTTCGCACTGTTTCTATTAAAATAAGTGAAAGCCGATTGGCAAATGCAGGCCGAGCAGCACTGTCAGCACAAGGACAATGACGAAACCGATCCAGAGGCCTCCGGTTGATTTGCCTTTTTTCTTGCGGATGAGGAGCATTTCCATCAGGCCGATGGTAATAATGCCAAGAATCATTTTCCCAGCGTATTCTCCGTTCCAGTTGGCGAATTGTATAAACAGCCAAGCTCCTGTCCAAATAATTAGGATATAGAATAGCCGCAGAATCATATGGGTGATTTTGGCGCCCTTCGCACTTCTTGACGAATACAGTGAGTAGCTGACGAAAAGCAGAATCAGCGCTACCACCCATGTTGTAATATGTAAGTGTGTCATACAGGTTCCCCCTATCAGATAATTTACCCCACCTATCGTACCATGAACTTATCCTCTGCCACAAAGATGAATCACAGAAAAAACGGGCGGGTCCGCGTCCGCCCTTCTGTTGATTCAGCCGATATGATTTGACAGCGTTCCGATCGGATCAATCGTAATGTCGATTTTGTCACCTGGCCGCAAGAATTTTGGCGGCGTAAATCCCTTTCCGACGCCAGACGGCGTACCAGTGGCAATGATATCTCCCGCTTCAAGCGTCATCCCCTTGGAGAGGGTTTCAATTAATTCCGGAATGGAAAAGATCATATCGCTCGTAGAACCGGATTGGCGCAGCTCGCCGTTGACTCTTGTTTCAACCTTGAGACGCTCAGGCTCCTGAATCGATGATTGATGGACAAGGACAGGTCCCATCGGACATGTGGTATCCAGGCTTTTGCCGATAAAAAACTGCTTATGCCTTTTTTGCAGATCACGCGCCGTGATATCATTCACAATCGTATATCCGAAAATATGGTCATTGGCATTTTCTTTTGAAATGCGGGTGCCGCTTTTTCCGATGACAACAGCAAGTTCTCCTTCATAATCGAGCTGAGAAGTGACCTCTTCATGGCTGTTTACGGTATCACCATGCCCTGTAACCGTTACCGGCGATTTTGTAAACACCATCGGATGTTCCGGAATGTCAGCCTCGCTTCCCATTTCAATCGCGTGATCCCTGTAGTTTTTGCCGATGCAGATGATATTTTTTGATGGCTTAGGAATTGGTGCATGGAGCTTCACCTCAGATAAAGAATAGATAAATGATCCCAGCTCATCATTCGGTTTTTTTGCCCACTCGGCCAGCTGCCTTGCATGTGAAACGAATTTATCCCCTTCTGCGATACATTCAATCAGCGAGCCCGGAATCGTCTCTAATTCAAACAGTTTTTTTTCAGCCTTTTGCAAATCCATGATTTTCTCATCATCAATGATCAGGCCGACAAACATTCGGTTGTAAAGTTCCCCTGTCGCAAATTTCATGTTATTCCTCCATCGTCTTTTAAATCAGAATGCTCCTTCATGTATTCTCTGTCGAATGCTGAAATCCCTTTTTCTCACGACCGTTTCATTTCGTTTCAGGACGGGCTTTCAGTACATATCATGGGAATGTCGTTTTGAGGAGGAGGAAAAAGGTATGGAGAGCGTCCATTTATTTTTTCATCGGCAACAGCTTAAGGGTAAAGGTACTGCCAAGGGGCTTCTGGTGACAGACCGATCAGTTTCTCCCATTCTTCTCACACAGCGTGACAAAGCGGAAAAGACATCCTATGAAATCAGCTGGGAAAAGGCTCTGCTAGGTGAAAGCACACTTTTTTTGAATGCGGAACCAGATGATCCGTCCCTGATGCGGCGCAGGCTCGCTTATTGTTTTTTTGACGAGATCGGCATTCCCGCTCCCGCCGTCTCGTACATCTTCCTGACCATCAATGGCGAGCCAGAAGGCATTTATTTGAACATCAAGAACCGTCAGCTAGCCGGCAAGACAGGTTACCGAGTAAAGGCAGCCGATCCAAGGGTTCCGCTGTCCGTTTTTAAACATGAATCTTCCCCCTTTTTACATGATTTTTTTACGCTGATTCACACAGCTGAAGATGCCGAAATAGCTGAACACATTAAAATGTATCTCGATGTCAAATCGTTTTTTTTGTGGCTGATCGGCAACGCTTGCACCAATCAAGGCTTTTATTACACATTTTGTGTAAACGACTCCGGCCGGCTCTATGTTACCCCGCTGGAGACAAGAGCACTGGCGATACCCGTCACATTTGACGAAGATCCTCTGCTGACGAAAGGACGGTCGCTTGCGTCAAAGCTGCTTTCCATCCCCGCCTTCCGGTCGCAATATCACACATTAATGAAAAATGTGCTGAACCGGTCGTTTACCATTGAACGGCTGTCTCCTATCATCAGCAAATGGCACCTTGACATTTGTCAAAGGTCTGTTGAGGATCCTTTTATAAAAAAAGCCCCTTTCACTTCGAAAAGGAGCAGGCAAATATCCTTAGAGAAATTGAGGAGCGGCAGGACTTTTTGCAAGCACACTTAGCCAGACTATAGTCCTTCCTTATATGAAAAAAGGCCGCAGCAAAAATTGTCGCTTTTTTAGTCAAATTGACGAAAGGCAACCTTTTCAGCAAAAATAGGTTATACTAACGATATCCTCTGTTTATGAAAATAAATTCTAGAATTGGAGATAGGGCAATGAATAGTAAAATTGAAGAAATGAGAATCACACTAATTGAAACAGCACAAAAATACGGCATGAATTCAAAGGAAACGATTCAATGCAGCCAAGAGCTGGACAGTCTTCTGAATACCCGAATTAAAGAAGAAATGATTTTTGGGGGATATCCTGACAATCCCCGTATGTGAATCATTTTCTATAACGCTTGAATTCGCCGCATGCCATTCCGCTTTTTGCTCAGCACTTCTGGGATCATACCTCAGGGCGAGAATAGTCCGCCCAAAAATGAATTACCGCAGCACGACATACTCCAAAAAAAGCTTTTCTACAAGCAAAACACCAAAGAAACTAAAACAAATACACGCAGGCGGATCGCGGCACCCATCGCCGCATTTCCGCTCAGTTTGTCCATTACCCGCTTTTTTTAAAAATGAAACATAACGGCTGAAAAAATGTAAAAAGCTGATATGTCCCCTTTACATTTTCCTCACACAAATATGTGTCTGTCATAAACTATCGTGAATCGCCCAATGAAAATCAATTTCTATTTTAACTCTACCTTCATTTTTTCAATTTTACAACAAAGGATGTGCTCGTATGCCGGCCATTGTCGGAGCGTTTAAAATTAATGCGATTGGTACGAGCGGAGTCGTTCACATCGGGGACTGCATTACAATTTCTCCGCAGGCACAGGTCAGAACGTTTGCCGGTGCGGGCAGTTTTAATACCGGTGACAGCCTCAAGGTGACAAATTATAAAAACGCGACGAACGTGTATGACAGCGATGCAGTTGATCAGCCGATCGCAGGGAATGCATAAAGGAGTGTGGCCCATGAATTTCTATGTGAATCAAACGATTCAAATTAACTATCTTCGGCTCGAATCAATCAGCAACTCCTCTATTCTGCAAATCGGAAGCGCCGGATCAATCAAATCTTTGTCAAACTTGTATAATACGGGCAGTTATGTAGAACCTGCACCAGAGGTAACCGCCTTGGGGCAGCCAGTCGAATTGCAGGAGCCTGATACAGGTGCCTTGGTTCCGCTCCAGCCTCCTGGCCGTTAATCATATGAAAGAGGTGAAAGACCATGTATGATCAATCTGTTTCCTCTTACTTGCAAAACTTGAACTCCTTCGTTCAGCAGCAGGCGCTTCATATTCAGCAGCTCGAACGCCAGCTGAAAGAGTTTCAAACTGAAATGGATACAATGAAACAACGGCCGGCTACAACCATTGAGCGTGTGGAGTATAAATTTGATCAGCTGAAAATTGAGCGCCTCGACGGCACCCTAAATATCGGCTTAAATCCGGCCGACCCGAACAGCGTCCAAAATTTTGAAGTCAGCCAAACCACACCTGAAATCGGGATGATGCAGCAGGAAGAGAGCGCCCAGCTCATGCAGCAGATCCGACAAAATGTCGATATGTTTTTAACTGAAGAAATCCCAGATGTTCTGGAACAGCTTGAAAACCAATATGACAGCAGGCTTGACGATACCAACAGGCATCATGTCATTGAAGACATCAGAAAACAAATGGACAGCCGAATTCAGTATTATATGTCCCATATCAAAAAAGAAGAACACACGCCGCCTAAACAATATGCGGAACATATCGCTGAACATGTGAAGCGGGATGTCATCCGTGCTGTAGAACATTTTCTGGAGCATATCCCATCCGAAATAAAAGGAGATGAGCAAGCATGATTTTCACAGTCGTCAACCGTAATCTGGAGGTCGGGGATATCCGAATGAAC
The Bacillus vallismortis genome window above contains:
- a CDS encoding YisL family protein, with amino-acid sequence MTHLHITTWVVALILLFVSYSLYSSRSAKGAKITHMILRLFYILIIWTGAWLFIQFANWNGEYAGKMILGIITIGLMEMLLIRKKKGKSTGGLWIGFVIVLVLTVLLGLHLPIGFHLF
- a CDS encoding fumarylacetoacetate hydrolase family protein; the protein is MKFATGELYNRMFVGLIIDDEKIMDLQKAEKKLFELETIPGSLIECIAEGDKFVSHARQLAEWAKKPNDELGSFIYSLSEVKLHAPIPKPSKNIICIGKNYRDHAIEMGSEADIPEHPMVFTKSPVTVTGHGDTVNSHEEVTSQLDYEGELAVVIGKSGTRISKENANDHIFGYTIVNDITARDLQKRHKQFFIGKSLDTTCPMGPVLVHQSSIQEPERLKVETRVNGELRQSGSTSDMIFSIPELIETLSKGMTLEAGDIIATGTPSGVGKGFTPPKFLRPGDKIDITIDPIGTLSNHIG
- a CDS encoding aspartyl-phosphate phosphatase Spo0E family protein gives rise to the protein MNSKIEEMRITLIETAQKYGMNSKETIQCSQELDSLLNTRIKEEMIFGGYPDNPRM
- a CDS encoding spore germination protein; amino-acid sequence: MPAIVGAFKINAIGTSGVVHIGDCITISPQAQVRTFAGAGSFNTGDSLKVTNYKNATNVYDSDAVDQPIAGNA
- a CDS encoding spore germination protein GerPB, whose product is MNFYVNQTIQINYLRLESISNSSILQIGSAGSIKSLSNLYNTGSYVEPAPEVTALGQPVELQEPDTGALVPLQPPGR
- a CDS encoding spore germination protein GerPC produces the protein MYDQSVSSYLQNLNSFVQQQALHIQQLERQLKEFQTEMDTMKQRPATTIERVEYKFDQLKIERLDGTLNIGLNPADPNSVQNFEVSQTTPEIGMMQQEESAQLMQQIRQNVDMFLTEEIPDVLEQLENQYDSRLDDTNRHHVIEDIRKQMDSRIQYYMSHIKKEEHTPPKQYAEHIAEHVKRDVIRAVEHFLEHIPSEIKGDEQA